One region of Permianibacter fluminis genomic DNA includes:
- a CDS encoding putative O-glycosylation ligase, exosortase A system-associated, with the protein MRDYVIALAILGVMPLVLFRPFFGLLVWCWVAYMVPHKLGWGLTAHWPVAMAVGGLFMLGYLFSKEPKKLPMNSIVIVHLLMVLWWLVTFLVNDRTQYAWIQFDKIFKIQLFTFITIMLVNTRERLLQLIAVISLSIGFFGIKGGLFTLLTGGGSRVWGPPGGFFEGNNELGLALLTILPLLRFVQLQVSKKWQIHGLTAAMVLVFVAALGTQSRGALLAAIVMGTYFWWKSPHKLPITVAALVLLPLLYFFLPDSWHQRMATMKVDVANVEITRNTDTSTWCGQMTAKIQSHDPSAGGRVNAWCFAFNLAKHKFFGGGFDAFDPAAFERYAPDPKDFHDAHSLYFKILGEHGFVGLFLFLLLIAMAWFRALSIRRIAKRSNQEWAAQLADMLQVSLLAFCTGGVFLGLCYFDLLYHLIAIVVILDVLVHKQPAAATATGAAPVGPRFANALNPAISQGSKS; encoded by the coding sequence ATGCGTGATTACGTCATTGCGCTGGCCATCCTCGGCGTGATGCCGCTGGTATTGTTCCGGCCTTTTTTTGGTTTGCTGGTCTGGTGCTGGGTGGCCTACATGGTGCCGCACAAACTCGGCTGGGGCCTGACCGCGCACTGGCCGGTGGCGATGGCCGTCGGCGGCTTGTTCATGCTTGGCTACCTGTTCAGCAAAGAGCCGAAGAAATTGCCGATGAACAGCATCGTCATCGTGCATCTGCTGATGGTGCTGTGGTGGCTGGTCACGTTTCTGGTCAATGACCGGACGCAGTACGCCTGGATTCAGTTCGACAAGATTTTCAAGATTCAGCTGTTCACGTTCATTACCATCATGCTGGTGAATACCCGCGAACGGCTGCTGCAACTGATTGCCGTCATTTCACTGTCGATCGGTTTTTTCGGCATCAAAGGCGGCTTGTTCACTTTGCTGACCGGCGGCGGTTCACGGGTCTGGGGCCCGCCCGGCGGCTTCTTCGAAGGCAATAACGAGCTCGGTCTCGCCTTGCTGACCATTCTGCCGCTGCTGCGCTTTGTCCAATTGCAAGTCAGCAAGAAATGGCAGATCCACGGTCTGACCGCCGCGATGGTGCTGGTATTTGTTGCCGCGCTCGGCACCCAGTCACGCGGCGCGCTGTTGGCGGCGATTGTCATGGGCACTTACTTCTGGTGGAAGAGTCCGCACAAATTGCCGATCACGGTGGCGGCATTGGTGCTGTTGCCGCTGCTGTATTTCTTCCTGCCGGACAGTTGGCACCAGCGCATGGCGACCATGAAAGTTGATGTCGCCAACGTCGAGATCACCCGCAACACCGACACCTCGACCTGGTGCGGACAGATGACGGCAAAAATTCAGAGCCATGATCCGTCCGCTGGCGGCCGGGTCAACGCTTGGTGTTTTGCGTTCAATTTGGCCAAGCACAAGTTTTTCGGTGGCGGCTTTGATGCCTTTGACCCGGCCGCATTTGAACGCTACGCGCCGGACCCGAAAGATTTTCACGATGCCCACTCGCTGTATTTCAAGATACTGGGCGAGCATGGCTTTGTCGGCTTGTTCCTGTTCCTGCTGTTGATCGCGATGGCCTGGTTTCGCGCGCTCAGCATCCGCCGGATCGCCAAACGCAGCAATCAGGAATGGGCCGCGCAATTGGCCGACATGTTGCAGGTCTCGCTGCTGGCGTTCTGTACCGGCGGCGTCTTCCTCGGACTGTGTTATTTCGACTTGCTTTACCATTTGATCGCGATTGTGGTGATCCTGGATGTGCTGGTGCACAAGCAGCCCGCTGCGGCCACCGCAACTGGAGCGGCGCCCGTCGGTCCGCGTTTTGCCAATGCCTTGAATCCGGCCA
- a CDS encoding nucleotide sugar dehydrogenase, with protein sequence MNISIFGLGYVGAVSLACLARDGHRVFGVDIDPHKLALIRSGKSPIVEEGIQELMAQVISSGRATVTDQVSEALRETDLSFICVGTPSSYNGSQDQGALLSIARQFGEALKNKDRHHVFIFRSTVVPGTVEELLVPLIEQQSGKKRNVDFSVGFQPEFLREGSSIKDYDKPPFTIIGTDSDRATEVLKDLFGHLPCQFNRTSIRTAEMVKYCCNNFHALKITFANEVARLCEPLKVNPFEVMELVCQDKQLNISTAYLRPGFAFGGSCLPKDLRATMYMAKNHDIDLPLTGSMLPSNRVHIDHAINKVLSLGSRKVALVGLAFKPGTDDLRESPLVTLAERLLGKGVNLAVYDGEVHLSRLLGANKRYIEEHIPHIGELLRPTLEEVVAHADVLILGSGDKQVHAELKPLLKAQHKLIDLAPLKDISDLPCQYLGLAW encoded by the coding sequence ATGAATATCAGTATTTTTGGTCTCGGTTATGTTGGCGCGGTATCGCTGGCCTGTCTGGCCCGTGACGGTCACCGTGTTTTTGGTGTCGATATCGATCCGCACAAGCTGGCGCTGATCCGCAGCGGCAAATCGCCGATTGTCGAGGAAGGCATTCAGGAGCTGATGGCGCAGGTCATCAGCAGTGGCCGCGCCACCGTTACCGATCAGGTCAGCGAAGCGCTGCGTGAAACCGATTTGTCGTTCATCTGCGTCGGCACACCGTCATCGTATAACGGCAGCCAGGATCAGGGTGCCCTGCTCAGCATCGCCCGCCAGTTTGGTGAAGCGCTGAAAAACAAAGACCGGCACCATGTCTTCATCTTCCGTTCAACGGTGGTGCCCGGCACGGTCGAAGAGTTGCTGGTACCGCTCATCGAGCAGCAGTCTGGCAAGAAGCGCAATGTCGATTTCTCGGTTGGCTTCCAACCGGAATTCCTGCGCGAGGGAAGCTCGATCAAGGATTACGACAAACCGCCGTTCACCATCATCGGCACCGACTCCGATCGGGCCACAGAAGTGCTGAAGGATCTGTTCGGCCACCTGCCCTGCCAGTTCAACCGCACCAGCATTCGCACCGCCGAAATGGTCAAGTACTGCTGCAACAACTTCCACGCGCTGAAGATCACCTTCGCCAACGAAGTCGCGCGCCTGTGCGAGCCGTTGAAGGTCAATCCGTTTGAAGTGATGGAACTGGTTTGCCAGGACAAGCAGCTGAATATCTCGACTGCCTATCTTCGTCCGGGTTTTGCCTTCGGCGGTTCCTGTCTGCCAAAAGATCTGCGCGCGACCATGTACATGGCCAAAAACCACGACATCGATCTGCCGCTGACCGGCAGCATGTTGCCGTCGAACCGCGTGCATATTGATCACGCCATCAACAAGGTGTTGTCACTCGGCTCGCGCAAAGTCGCGCTGGTCGGTCTCGCCTTCAAACCGGGTACTGATGATTTGCGCGAAAGCCCGCTGGTGACGCTGGCCGAGCGCCTGCTCGGCAAGGGCGTCAATCTGGCGGTGTATGACGGTGAAGTGCATCTGTCGCGGCTGCTCGGCGCCAACAAGCGTTACATCGAGGAACATATTCCGCATATCGGCGAACTGCTGCGGCCGACCCTGGAAGAAGTGGTCGCACACGCTGACGTGCTGATCCTCGGCAGCGGCGACAAGCAGGTGCACGCGGAACTGAAACCCTTGCTGAAAGCCCAGCACAAACTGATCGATCTGGCGCCGCTGAAAGACATCAGCGATCTGCCCTGTCAGTACCTCGGTCTGGCCTGGTAA
- a CDS encoding TIGR03087 family PEP-CTERM/XrtA system glycosyltransferase, translated as MKILYVCHRFPFPPKRGGKIRPFNMIKHLSQQHEVHVCSLARSAAEADEGKGLREFCAHTECAVVSKPWQTLRMIIRLPVPTPSSMGYFYSPELKQRIRQLHAEHRYDLIFVHCSSVAQYVEDIDDAVKVLDFGDMDSQKWLEYAHYKPFPLNLGYWWEGKKMERAERRLSRKFDYCTATTRMELATLRELSPGLASDWFPNGVNSSVFAPDGSDYDDDTISFIGRMDYYPNQECMVRFCKDVLPKIQAVRPSAKLVIVGADPSAEIRALGKLPGVIVTGSVPEVQPYVRRSAVMVAPLAIARGTQNKILEALAMGVPVVTSSLAADGVDCVAGEHLLVADSANDIAAAVLSLMQDRNKRQQLAEAGRARMLSHHHWPQSMLRLDAILAEAQKQASLRRGNAAPARA; from the coding sequence ATGAAAATTCTGTATGTCTGTCACCGATTCCCGTTCCCGCCCAAGCGCGGTGGCAAGATTCGGCCGTTCAACATGATCAAGCATCTGTCGCAGCAGCATGAAGTGCATGTCTGCTCGCTGGCGCGCTCCGCCGCCGAGGCCGATGAAGGCAAAGGTCTGCGCGAGTTCTGTGCTCATACCGAATGCGCGGTGGTCAGCAAGCCCTGGCAAACGCTGCGGATGATTATTCGATTACCGGTGCCGACGCCGTCGTCGATGGGCTATTTCTATTCTCCCGAATTGAAGCAACGCATCAGGCAACTGCATGCCGAACATCGCTATGACCTGATTTTCGTCCACTGCTCGTCTGTCGCCCAGTATGTCGAAGATATTGACGACGCAGTCAAGGTGCTCGATTTCGGTGACATGGATTCCCAGAAGTGGCTGGAGTATGCCCACTACAAACCGTTCCCGCTGAATCTCGGTTACTGGTGGGAAGGCAAGAAAATGGAGCGGGCCGAGCGCCGGCTCAGCCGCAAATTTGATTACTGCACGGCCACCACCCGCATGGAGCTGGCGACGCTGCGCGAGCTGTCGCCGGGGCTGGCCAGCGACTGGTTTCCGAACGGCGTCAACAGCAGCGTGTTCGCACCGGACGGCAGCGATTACGACGACGACACCATCAGCTTTATCGGCCGGATGGACTACTACCCAAACCAGGAATGCATGGTGCGTTTCTGCAAGGACGTGCTGCCGAAAATCCAGGCCGTGCGGCCAAGTGCCAAGCTGGTCATCGTTGGCGCCGATCCCAGCGCGGAAATTCGCGCACTGGGCAAACTGCCGGGCGTCATCGTGACCGGCTCGGTGCCGGAAGTGCAACCCTATGTCCGGCGTTCGGCCGTGATGGTGGCGCCGCTTGCCATCGCCCGCGGCACCCAGAACAAGATTCTCGAAGCGCTGGCGATGGGCGTGCCGGTGGTGACCAGTTCGCTGGCGGCCGATGGTGTCGATTGCGTTGCCGGTGAACATTTGCTGGTCGCTGACAGCGCCAATGACATCGCAGCGGCGGTGCTCAGCCTGATGCAGGATCGCAACAAGCGTCAGCAACTGGCTGAAGCCGGTCGGGCCCGCATGTTGTCGCATCACCACTGGCCGCAATCGATGCTGCGACTGGATGCGATACTGGCCGAAGCGCAGAAGCAGGCCAGCCTGCGACGCGGCAACGCGGCACCAGCCAGGGCTTGA
- a CDS encoding TIGR04063 family PEP-CTERM/XrtA system glycosyltransferase: MRILHVFDHSLPLQSGYTFRSRAILREQRARGWQTVHVTSSKHYDAKASVEEFDGLKFYRTAPGALTKLPVLNQWDVVRTLKARLREVLAQEQVNVIHVHSPCLNGMAAAAVAHENGLPWVYEMRALWEDAAVDHGTTKEGSLRYRAARAMETWTLKHADAITCICEGLRRDIMARGIAAERITVIPNAVDIDQFQWIDRKDEALAEQLGLQGKTVLGFLGSFYGYEGLDMVLDALAQLKGRYPDLRALLVGGGPQEAALKAQAQTLGIADRVVFTGRVPHHDVNRYYSLVDLLVYARHRMRLTDLVTPLKPLEAMAQGKLVVASDVGGHQELIRDGDTGFLFAADNVPALAATIERALAAQAQWPAMLANGRQFVEQERNWTRSIARYETVYADAARNARR; the protein is encoded by the coding sequence ATGCGCATACTGCATGTATTTGATCACTCGCTGCCGCTGCAGAGCGGTTACACCTTTCGCAGTCGCGCCATTTTGCGCGAGCAGCGCGCGCGCGGCTGGCAAACCGTCCACGTCACCAGCAGCAAGCATTACGATGCCAAAGCGTCGGTGGAAGAATTCGACGGCTTGAAATTCTACCGCACCGCGCCCGGCGCACTGACCAAGCTGCCGGTGCTGAACCAGTGGGATGTCGTGCGCACCCTGAAAGCACGGCTGCGGGAAGTGCTGGCACAGGAACAGGTCAATGTCATCCACGTGCATTCGCCATGCCTCAATGGCATGGCCGCTGCTGCGGTCGCGCATGAGAACGGTCTGCCCTGGGTTTATGAAATGCGCGCGCTGTGGGAAGACGCCGCCGTCGATCATGGCACCACCAAGGAAGGCAGCCTGCGTTACCGCGCCGCCCGCGCCATGGAAACCTGGACCCTGAAGCACGCCGATGCGATCACCTGCATTTGCGAAGGCCTGCGCCGCGACATCATGGCCCGCGGCATCGCTGCAGAACGCATCACGGTGATTCCGAATGCCGTCGACATCGATCAATTCCAGTGGATTGATCGCAAAGACGAGGCGCTGGCTGAACAGCTCGGTCTGCAAGGCAAAACCGTGCTCGGTTTTCTCGGCTCGTTTTACGGCTACGAAGGTCTGGACATGGTGCTCGATGCGCTCGCGCAACTGAAAGGCCGGTATCCGGATTTGCGTGCGCTGCTGGTTGGCGGCGGCCCGCAGGAGGCCGCGCTGAAAGCGCAGGCGCAAACGCTGGGCATTGCCGATCGGGTGGTGTTTACCGGCCGGGTACCGCATCACGACGTCAACCGTTATTACAGTCTGGTCGATCTGCTGGTGTACGCCCGCCACCGGATGCGGCTGACCGATTTGGTCACGCCACTGAAGCCGCTGGAAGCGATGGCGCAAGGCAAACTGGTGGTCGCTTCCGATGTCGGCGGTCATCAGGAATTGATCCGTGATGGCGACACCGGTTTTCTGTTTGCCGCCGACAATGTGCCGGCGCTGGCCGCCACCATCGAACGGGCACTGGCCGCGCAAGCACAGTGGCCGGCGATGCTGGCCAACGGCCGCCAATTCGTCGAACAGGAACGCAACTGGACCCGCAGCATCGCCCGTTACGAAACCGTCTACGCCGACGCCGCCCGGAACGCCCGTCGATGA
- a CDS encoding glycosyltransferase family 4 protein, whose product MNSPAVTTAPVADNAHRSSTLQAPLPARVLVVGPLPPPNGGMALQTEALVRCLRSEGLQVEVVANNAPYQPAWIASVPGLRAGFRLLPYLLRLWRGSGRNDLVHVLGNSGWAWYLFAAPALHIAHWRGRPVLLNYRGGLAEAFFATAWPRVQKTLRITDVLAVPTEFLQEVFGARGQRAEIVPNILDNSLFKPAANPVSQLHIVVTRNLEALYDNASALQAFALVKSEIHDARLTLAGEGPERESLQQLAQALGIADAVRFAGRLPREQVAGLLQSARIVLNPSTADNSPNSLIEAMAAGVPIVSTLVGGVPQLCRPDQEALLVPARAPEQMAAALLRLHRDEDLRQRLIHAGQQRAAEFSWTSVWPRLQQCYRAAISQRSLRHA is encoded by the coding sequence ATGAATTCGCCTGCTGTGACCACAGCGCCGGTCGCCGACAACGCGCATCGCAGCAGCACATTGCAAGCGCCACTGCCGGCGCGTGTGCTGGTGGTCGGCCCGCTGCCACCGCCGAACGGCGGCATGGCCTTGCAAACCGAAGCGCTGGTGCGCTGTCTGCGCAGCGAAGGCCTGCAGGTAGAAGTGGTCGCCAACAACGCACCGTATCAACCGGCGTGGATTGCATCGGTACCCGGCCTGCGCGCCGGTTTCCGTTTGCTGCCGTATCTGCTGCGGTTGTGGCGCGGCAGCGGCCGCAATGATCTGGTGCATGTGCTCGGCAACAGCGGCTGGGCCTGGTATCTGTTTGCGGCGCCGGCGCTGCATATCGCTCACTGGCGCGGCCGGCCGGTGCTGCTGAATTATCGCGGCGGTCTGGCCGAAGCGTTTTTCGCCACCGCCTGGCCAAGAGTGCAGAAAACCTTGCGCATCACCGACGTGCTGGCTGTACCGACCGAATTTCTGCAAGAGGTGTTCGGCGCGCGCGGTCAACGCGCCGAGATCGTGCCAAACATTCTCGACAACAGCCTGTTCAAACCGGCAGCAAATCCGGTATCACAGCTGCACATCGTGGTCACCCGCAATCTCGAAGCCCTGTACGACAACGCCAGTGCGCTGCAGGCGTTTGCACTGGTGAAAAGCGAGATTCACGACGCCCGGCTGACGCTGGCTGGCGAAGGCCCGGAACGCGAGTCGCTGCAGCAACTTGCGCAGGCACTTGGCATCGCTGATGCCGTGCGCTTTGCTGGCCGGCTGCCGCGCGAGCAAGTGGCCGGCCTGCTGCAGTCGGCGCGCATCGTGCTGAACCCGAGCACCGCCGACAACAGCCCGAATTCGCTGATCGAAGCGATGGCCGCTGGCGTGCCGATCGTCAGCACCCTGGTCGGTGGCGTGCCGCAATTGTGTCGACCGGATCAGGAAGCGCTGCTGGTGCCGGCACGCGCACCGGAACAGATGGCGGCAGCTCTGCTGCGGCTGCATCGCGATGAAGACTTGCGGCAGCGGCTGATTCACGCCGGCCAGCAGCGCGCCGCCGAATTCAGCTGGACCAGTGTCTGGCCGCGGCTGCAACAGTGTTATCGTGCCGCCATCAGTCAACGGAGTCTGCGTCATGCGTGA